A portion of the Lolium rigidum isolate FL_2022 chromosome 1, APGP_CSIRO_Lrig_0.1, whole genome shotgun sequence genome contains these proteins:
- the LOC124684335 gene encoding uncharacterized protein LOC124684335 — MGSEVATSRRRILDYLNDGEELGLEGPSTPRAVATARSLLPRFRWTRMARLGRKCGGACGVKGRPPQQPGKQAIAAEILVIEQGDELNDLSADTGAWQSSFDYCTNQLWITVILVDSHFH, encoded by the coding sequence ATGGGTTCCGAGGTGGCGACGAGCAGGCGGAGGATCCTCGACTACCTCAACGACGGCGAGGAGCTGGGGCTCGAGGGGCCGTCGACGCCgagggcggtggcgacggcgaggTCGCTGCTGCCCAGGTTCCGGTGGACGCGGATGGCCAGGCTCGGCCGGAAGTGCGGCGGCGCTTGCGGCGTCAAGGGACGGCCGCCGCAGCAGCCGGGGAAGCAGGCGATTGCGGCGGAGATTCTGGTGATCGAGCAGGGCGACGAGCTCAACGACTTGTCGGCTGACACAGGTGCGTGGCAGAGTTCCTTTGATTATTGTACGAATCAATTGTGGATTACGGTGATTTTGGTAGATTCACACTTTCACTAG
- the LOC124662918 gene encoding nonsense-mediated mRNA decay protein 2-like: MAKVRAEMETLLAEFKGHVIANTADADVSRPRNLEDSAASSCLTDANEPRATNDRSEDRRDRQVASCSGKRVEAEVQSRRRSTEDVLEEEFHAELERLHVHYGADTPTFPLEEEQAAAESSDDDDDIAADCRQGFAEEDEDDDDHGHDDDDAARYRGVSAVELERRLHELLHQRNQERIEELEAALRRAERRLFDKEMEASLWKDTAKMALRQGHDDDDDELQ, translated from the coding sequence ATGGCCAAGGTGCGCGCGGAGATGGAGACGCTGCTGGCGGAGTTCAAGGGCCACGTCATCGCCAACACCGCCGACGCCGACGTGTCGAGGCCCCGCAACCTCGAAGACTCCGCCGCGTCCAGCTGCCTCACGGACGCGAACGAGCCGCGGGCCACCAACGATCGCTCGGAGGACCGGCGTGATCGTCAGGTCGCGTCGTGCTCCGGCAAgagggtggaggcggaggtgcagAGCCGGAGGAGGTCGACGGAGGACGTGCTGGAGGAGGAGTTCCACGCCGAGCTCGAGCGGCTGCACGTCCACTACGGTGCCGACACGCCCACGTTTCCGCTAGAAGAGGAGCAGGCCGCGGCGGAGTCatctgacgacgacgatgacattGCCGCTGACTGCCGGCAAGGCTTCGCGGAAGAagacgaggatgacgacgaccacGGCCACGATGATGACGATGCTGCTAGATACCGCGGGGTTTCGGCGGTCGAGCTGGAGAGGCGGCTGCACGAGCTGCTCCACCAGCGGAACCAGGAGCGGATCGAGGAGCTGGAGGCCGCGCTGCGGCGCGCCGAGAGGAGGCTCTTCGACAAGGAGATGGAGGCGTCGCTCTGGAAGGACACGGCCAAGATGGCGCTGCGGCAaggccacgacgacgacgacgacgagctgcAGTAA